The proteins below come from a single Balaenoptera musculus isolate JJ_BM4_2016_0621 chromosome 1, mBalMus1.pri.v3, whole genome shotgun sequence genomic window:
- the FCRLA gene encoding Fc receptor-like A: MKLGCVLMAGAFYFSPAMLWAAQMLLAGCHAAASFEALQCEGPVSTQESSCHPEDDLTDPREVDFQVKGYTFSAPFHLVVSYDWLILQSPTWPIFEGDPLVLRCQAWQDWPLTQVTFYQDGSALGPPGPNKEFSIAVVQKEDSGHYHCSAIFRSPGPGSPETASPVAITVQELFRAPVLRATPSAEPQEGSPVTLSCQTKLPLQRSAVRLLFSFYKDSRTVRSRGPSSEFQIPTASEAHSGSYWCEAATEDNQVWKQSPKLEIRVQGPSSSAAPPTLNPAPQKSAAPETTSTEPPGPLPPRPTPSSKDLGSSSPLQFPDPHLHHQMGVLLKQMQDMRVILGHLVMELRDLSSHLKLKTTKGPAKYE; the protein is encoded by the exons ATGAAGCTGGGCTGTGTCCTCATGGCTGGGGCCTTCTACTTTTCTCCTGCTATGCTCTGGGCAGCCCAGATGCTACTGG CTGGATGTCATGCTG CTGCCAGTTTTGAGGCGCTCCAGTGCGAAGGACCTGTCAGCACCCAAGAGAGCAGTTGCCACCCTGAGGATGACTTGACGGACCCAAGAGAAGTTGACTTCCAGGTCAAGGGCTACACTTTCAGCGCACCCTTCCATCTGGTTGTGTCCTACG ACTGGCTGATCCTCCAAAGTCCAACCTGGCCTATATTTGAAGGAGACCCTCTGGTTCTGCGCTGTCAGGCCTGGCAAGACTGGCCACTGACCCAGGTCACCTTTTACCAAGATGGCTCAGCCCTGGGTCCCCCTGGACCTAACAAGGAATTCTCCATCGCCGTGGTGCAAAAGGAAGACAGCGGGCATTACCACTGCAGTGCTATCTTCAGGAGCCCTGGTCCTGGGAGCCCAGAAACAGCATCTCCCGTGGCTATCACAGTTCAAG AACTGTTTCGAGCCCCGGTTCTCAGAGCCACACCCTCAGCTGAGCCCCAAGAGGGAAGCCCGGTAACCCTGAGCTGTCAGACAAAGCTGCCCCTGCAGAGGTCGGCTGTCcgcctcctcttctccttctacaAGGACAGCAGGACAGTGCGCAGCAGGGGCCCTTCCTCAGAATTCCAAATCCCCACTGCTTCGGAGGCACACTCTGGGTCCTACTGGTGTGAAGCAGCCACTGAGGACAACCAAGTTTGGAAACAGAGCCCTAAGCTGGAGATCAGGGTGCAGG GTCCCTCCAGCTCTGCTGCACCCCCCACCTTGAATCCAGCTCCTCAGAAATCAGCTGCTCCAGAAACTACTTCTACGGAGCCCCCTGGGCCTCTGCCTCCACGGCCCACCCCTTCTTCTAAGGATCTGGGCTCCTCTTCTCCTCTGCAGTTCCCAGATCCCCATCTGCATCACCAGATGGGTGTTCTCCTCAAACAAATGCAGGATATGAGGGTCATCCTTGGTCACCTGGTCATGGAGCTGAGGGACTTGTCTAGCCACCTGAAGCTCAAGACCACAAAGGGTCCTGCCAAATATGAGTAA
- the FCRLB gene encoding Fc receptor-like B isoform X1 produces the protein MWELTALLLLVPSSGQAATLEKPILSLHPPWTTIFKGERVTLRCDGYHPLLLELRPSSTLWYLGHLLLPSHKKSIEVQTPGVYRCQTRGAPVSDPIHLSVSNDWLILQVPYAAVFEGEPLVMRCRGWYDKVVYKLHYYHDGQPVRYFHSSANYTVPQARASDSGRYQCSGTMRIPVESAPMFSAKVAVTVQELFQAPVLRVMGRVETRGAALGGVVLRCETLLHSQKRDTPLQFAFYKYSRAVRRFDWGAEYTVPEPEVEELESHWCEAATATRSVRKRSPWLQLPGRGSPLDVASTTVPVPQAAALAPGNKPLSFRKPPLSRSVPSVTSVPNTPSAGLLFPAGGAPTAGPPACAPLTPLEQTTGALKPDVDLLLREMQLLKGLLSRVVLELKEPQAFPEPRDTLEIPASHFAVSQGTPETAAVGS, from the exons ATGTGGGAACTGACAGCCCTCCTGCTCCTGG TTCCAAGCAGTGGGCAAGCTG CTACTCTGGAGAAGCCCATATTGTCTCTACACCCACCCTGGACCACAATCTTCAAGGGGGAAAGGGTAACCCTGCGGTGTGATGGGTACCACCCTCTGCTCCTGGAGCTCCGACCCAGCAGCACTCTCTGGTATTTGGGCCACCTACTCCTGCCCTCTCACAAGAAGAGCATCGAGGTGCAGACACCAGGGGTGTATCGATGCCAGACACGGGGAGCACCTGTCAGTGACCCCATCCACCTCTCTGTATCCAATG ACTGGCTGATCCTGCAAGTACCCTATGCTGCGGTGTTCGAGGGCGAGCCGCTGGTCATGCGCTGCCGCGGTTGGTACGACAAGGTCGTCTACAAACTTCACTACTACCACGATGGCCAACCCGTGCGCTACTTCCACTCCAGCGCCAACTACACGGTGCCCCAGGCGCGCGCCAGCGACAGCGGGCGCTACCAGTGCTCCGGCACCATGCGCATCCCGGTGGAGAGCGCGCCCATGTTCTCCGCCAAGGTGGCCGTGACCGTGCAAG AGCTGTTCCAGGCGCCGGTGCTGAGGGTGATGGGCCGGGTGGAGACTCGCGGCGCGGCCCTCGGCGGAGTGGTCTTGCGGTGCGAGACGCTCCTGCACTCTCAGAAGCGCGACACGCCGCTGCAGTTCGCCTTCTACAAGTACAGTCGCGCCGTGCGCCGCTTCGACTGGGGCGCCGAGTACACCGTCCCCGAGCCCGAGGTCGAGGAGCTGGAATCGCACTGGTGCGAGGCTGCTACGGCCACCCGCAGCGTCCGGAAACGCAGCCCTTGGCTGCAGCTTCCGGGGCGGG GTTCTCCCCTGGACGTGGCGTCCACCACCGTCCCGGTCCCACAGGCCGCGGCTTTGGCGCCCGGTAACAAGCCGCTTTCCTTCAGAAAGCCCCCGCTGTCCAGATCGGTCCCGTCGGTCACCTCCGTCCCTAACACCCCCTCAGCCGGGCTGCTGTTCCCCGCGGGCGGAGCCCCCACTGCTGGGCCACCGGCCTGCGCTCCGCTGACCCCCTTGGAACAAACCACTGGAGCCCTAAAACCCGACGTGGACCTTCTGCTCCGAGAAATGCAGCTGCTCAAAGGCCTTCTCAGCCGGGTGGTCCTGGAATTAAAGGAGCCACAGGCCTTCCCAGAGCCCAGGGACACACTCGAGATCCCCGCTTCCCACTTTGCTGTGAGTCAGGGAACCCCTGAGACCGCTGCTGTGGGGAGCTGA
- the FCRLB gene encoding Fc receptor-like B isoform X2: MWELTALLLLVPSSGQAATLEKPILSLHPPWTTIFKGERVTLRCDGYHPLLLELRPSSTLWYLGHLLLPSHKKSIEVQTPGVYRCQTRGAPVSDPIHLSVSNDWLILQVPYAAVFEGEPLVMRCRGWYDKVVYKLHYYHDGQPVRYFHSSANYTVPQARASDSGRYQCSGTMRIPVESAPMFSAKVAVTVQVAPCAASTGAPSTPSPSPRSRSWNRTGARLLRPPAASGNAALGCSFRGGVLPWTWRPPPSRSHRPRLWRPVTSRFPSESPRCPDRSRRSPPSLTPPQPGCCSPRAEPPLLGHRPALR; this comes from the exons ATGTGGGAACTGACAGCCCTCCTGCTCCTGG TTCCAAGCAGTGGGCAAGCTG CTACTCTGGAGAAGCCCATATTGTCTCTACACCCACCCTGGACCACAATCTTCAAGGGGGAAAGGGTAACCCTGCGGTGTGATGGGTACCACCCTCTGCTCCTGGAGCTCCGACCCAGCAGCACTCTCTGGTATTTGGGCCACCTACTCCTGCCCTCTCACAAGAAGAGCATCGAGGTGCAGACACCAGGGGTGTATCGATGCCAGACACGGGGAGCACCTGTCAGTGACCCCATCCACCTCTCTGTATCCAATG ACTGGCTGATCCTGCAAGTACCCTATGCTGCGGTGTTCGAGGGCGAGCCGCTGGTCATGCGCTGCCGCGGTTGGTACGACAAGGTCGTCTACAAACTTCACTACTACCACGATGGCCAACCCGTGCGCTACTTCCACTCCAGCGCCAACTACACGGTGCCCCAGGCGCGCGCCAGCGACAGCGGGCGCTACCAGTGCTCCGGCACCATGCGCATCCCGGTGGAGAGCGCGCCCATGTTCTCCGCCAAGGTGGCCGTGACCGTGCAAG TCGCGCCGTGCGCCGCTTCGACTGGGGCGCCGAGTACACCGTCCCCGAGCCCGAGGTCGAGGAGCTGGAATCGCACTGGTGCGAGGCTGCTACGGCCACCCGCAGCGTCCGGAAACGCAGCCCTTGGCTGCAGCTTCCGGGGCGGG GTTCTCCCCTGGACGTGGCGTCCACCACCGTCCCGGTCCCACAGGCCGCGGCTTTGGCGCCCGGTAACAAGCCGCTTTCCTTCAGAAAGCCCCCGCTGTCCAGATCGGTCCCGTCGGTCACCTCCGTCCCTAACACCCCCTCAGCCGGGCTGCTGTTCCCCGCGGGCGGAGCCCCCACTGCTGGGCCACCGGCCTGCGCTCCGCTGA
- the FCRLB gene encoding Fc receptor-like B isoform X3: protein MWELTALLLLATLEKPILSLHPPWTTIFKGERVTLRCDGYHPLLLELRPSSTLWYLGHLLLPSHKKSIEVQTPGVYRCQTRGAPVSDPIHLSVSNDWLILQVPYAAVFEGEPLVMRCRGWYDKVVYKLHYYHDGQPVRYFHSSANYTVPQARASDSGRYQCSGTMRIPVESAPMFSAKVAVTVQVAPCAASTGAPSTPSPSPRSRSWNRTGARLLRPPAASGNAALGCSFRGGVLPWTWRPPPSRSHRPRLWRPVTSRFPSESPRCPDRSRRSPPSLTPPQPGCCSPRAEPPLLGHRPALR from the exons ATGTGGGAACTGACAGCCCTCCTGCTCCTGG CTACTCTGGAGAAGCCCATATTGTCTCTACACCCACCCTGGACCACAATCTTCAAGGGGGAAAGGGTAACCCTGCGGTGTGATGGGTACCACCCTCTGCTCCTGGAGCTCCGACCCAGCAGCACTCTCTGGTATTTGGGCCACCTACTCCTGCCCTCTCACAAGAAGAGCATCGAGGTGCAGACACCAGGGGTGTATCGATGCCAGACACGGGGAGCACCTGTCAGTGACCCCATCCACCTCTCTGTATCCAATG ACTGGCTGATCCTGCAAGTACCCTATGCTGCGGTGTTCGAGGGCGAGCCGCTGGTCATGCGCTGCCGCGGTTGGTACGACAAGGTCGTCTACAAACTTCACTACTACCACGATGGCCAACCCGTGCGCTACTTCCACTCCAGCGCCAACTACACGGTGCCCCAGGCGCGCGCCAGCGACAGCGGGCGCTACCAGTGCTCCGGCACCATGCGCATCCCGGTGGAGAGCGCGCCCATGTTCTCCGCCAAGGTGGCCGTGACCGTGCAAG TCGCGCCGTGCGCCGCTTCGACTGGGGCGCCGAGTACACCGTCCCCGAGCCCGAGGTCGAGGAGCTGGAATCGCACTGGTGCGAGGCTGCTACGGCCACCCGCAGCGTCCGGAAACGCAGCCCTTGGCTGCAGCTTCCGGGGCGGG GTTCTCCCCTGGACGTGGCGTCCACCACCGTCCCGGTCCCACAGGCCGCGGCTTTGGCGCCCGGTAACAAGCCGCTTTCCTTCAGAAAGCCCCCGCTGTCCAGATCGGTCCCGTCGGTCACCTCCGTCCCTAACACCCCCTCAGCCGGGCTGCTGTTCCCCGCGGGCGGAGCCCCCACTGCTGGGCCACCGGCCTGCGCTCCGCTGA
- the FCRLB gene encoding Fc receptor-like B isoform X4 has product MWELTALLLLVPSSGQAATLEKPILSLHPPWTTIFKGERVTLRCDGYHPLLLELRPSSTLWYLGHLLLPSHKKSIEVQTPGVYRCQTRGAPVSDPIHLSVSNDWLILQVPYAAVFEGEPLVMRCRGWYDKVVYKLHYYHDGQPVRYFHSSANYTVPQARASDSGRYQCSGTMRIPVESAPMFSAKVAVTVQEARHAAAVRLLQVQSRRAPLRLGRRVHRPRARGRGAGIALVRGCYGHPQRPETQPLAAASGAGFSPGRGVHHRPGPTGRGFGAR; this is encoded by the exons ATGTGGGAACTGACAGCCCTCCTGCTCCTGG TTCCAAGCAGTGGGCAAGCTG CTACTCTGGAGAAGCCCATATTGTCTCTACACCCACCCTGGACCACAATCTTCAAGGGGGAAAGGGTAACCCTGCGGTGTGATGGGTACCACCCTCTGCTCCTGGAGCTCCGACCCAGCAGCACTCTCTGGTATTTGGGCCACCTACTCCTGCCCTCTCACAAGAAGAGCATCGAGGTGCAGACACCAGGGGTGTATCGATGCCAGACACGGGGAGCACCTGTCAGTGACCCCATCCACCTCTCTGTATCCAATG ACTGGCTGATCCTGCAAGTACCCTATGCTGCGGTGTTCGAGGGCGAGCCGCTGGTCATGCGCTGCCGCGGTTGGTACGACAAGGTCGTCTACAAACTTCACTACTACCACGATGGCCAACCCGTGCGCTACTTCCACTCCAGCGCCAACTACACGGTGCCCCAGGCGCGCGCCAGCGACAGCGGGCGCTACCAGTGCTCCGGCACCATGCGCATCCCGGTGGAGAGCGCGCCCATGTTCTCCGCCAAGGTGGCCGTGACCGTGCAAG AAGCGCGACACGCCGCTGCAGTTCGCCTTCTACAAGTACAGTCGCGCCGTGCGCCGCTTCGACTGGGGCGCCGAGTACACCGTCCCCGAGCCCGAGGTCGAGGAGCTGGAATCGCACTGGTGCGAGGCTGCTACGGCCACCCGCAGCGTCCGGAAACGCAGCCCTTGGCTGCAGCTTCCGGGGCGGG GTTCTCCCCTGGACGTGGCGTCCACCACCGTCCCGGTCCCACAGGCCGCGGCTTTGGCGCCCGGTAA
- the FCRLB gene encoding Fc receptor-like B isoform X5 — translation MWELTALLLLATLEKPILSLHPPWTTIFKGERVTLRCDGYHPLLLELRPSSTLWYLGHLLLPSHKKSIEVQTPGVYRCQTRGAPVSDPIHLSVSNDWLILQVPYAAVFEGEPLVMRCRGWYDKVVYKLHYYHDGQPVRYFHSSANYTVPQARASDSGRYQCSGTMRIPVESAPMFSAKVAVTVQEARHAAAVRLLQVQSRRAPLRLGRRVHRPRARGRGAGIALVRGCYGHPQRPETQPLAAASGAGFSPGRGVHHRPGPTGRGFGAR, via the exons ATGTGGGAACTGACAGCCCTCCTGCTCCTGG CTACTCTGGAGAAGCCCATATTGTCTCTACACCCACCCTGGACCACAATCTTCAAGGGGGAAAGGGTAACCCTGCGGTGTGATGGGTACCACCCTCTGCTCCTGGAGCTCCGACCCAGCAGCACTCTCTGGTATTTGGGCCACCTACTCCTGCCCTCTCACAAGAAGAGCATCGAGGTGCAGACACCAGGGGTGTATCGATGCCAGACACGGGGAGCACCTGTCAGTGACCCCATCCACCTCTCTGTATCCAATG ACTGGCTGATCCTGCAAGTACCCTATGCTGCGGTGTTCGAGGGCGAGCCGCTGGTCATGCGCTGCCGCGGTTGGTACGACAAGGTCGTCTACAAACTTCACTACTACCACGATGGCCAACCCGTGCGCTACTTCCACTCCAGCGCCAACTACACGGTGCCCCAGGCGCGCGCCAGCGACAGCGGGCGCTACCAGTGCTCCGGCACCATGCGCATCCCGGTGGAGAGCGCGCCCATGTTCTCCGCCAAGGTGGCCGTGACCGTGCAAG AAGCGCGACACGCCGCTGCAGTTCGCCTTCTACAAGTACAGTCGCGCCGTGCGCCGCTTCGACTGGGGCGCCGAGTACACCGTCCCCGAGCCCGAGGTCGAGGAGCTGGAATCGCACTGGTGCGAGGCTGCTACGGCCACCCGCAGCGTCCGGAAACGCAGCCCTTGGCTGCAGCTTCCGGGGCGGG GTTCTCCCCTGGACGTGGCGTCCACCACCGTCCCGGTCCCACAGGCCGCGGCTTTGGCGCCCGGTAA